In Lagenorhynchus albirostris chromosome 1, mLagAlb1.1, whole genome shotgun sequence, the sequence GGACCCTGATGCATGAACTGTCACAGGCCACACCCCCGCTGTCACAGGTCGCAGAAACCACCACACTAATGAGCACGGGGGACACAGAGTGAACGGCTCGGCCCGGACGCGTGTGGAGTGGGGAGCCGGCCTGGCCTTCCCGGGAGGGCGGCTCTAAGAGCACGGAGCTGCCCCATCAACCAGAGCCTCGCACCCGACACACTGGAGCCTCCCGGTCGGCACTTTGCTGAATCGCGTTCACTACTCAAACCAGTATAAATTATCAGTATCTCTATATTTAATTACAAAGGCGTgcacaacagaaaaacaaacctaAGTGACGGAAGTGAGCTAACAAATGAGATCATTATCATCTTGACACGAAACATATGGGTCAAAGAGCTCTCTCATCCACTGTGAAAACTAGAATTTGAAAAGCGACTCGTCTGACAGCTGATAAGGATCTGAAGGAATTAGAGTCGCAGCTGTCGGGGCTGAGGGagagccagccctgcccccagcagcCACAGGCCCCCAGGGGCAGGCCCTGGGGTAGGGGATGGCGTCCCTGAGACAGAGGCCGAGGGCATCCCGAGAATGATCCGGAAGATCCGGGACCACGACTGCCCTCCAAGGAGAAGGAGCAACCTGCACCTGCCCTTCCCCTCTGGTGGGAACACAAAACCCAAACGCGGGAAAAATTTCAAGTTCTCTGAACCTTGGGGGCCTATCAGTCTTCACAAACAAGGCTGAGGAGTCTGCCTAGGGCCTACGGTCATGTGCCTTtttgaccaaaaaacaaaaacccacaccaaaaaataaaaaaaaggaaaagaaaagaaaagctcctTCCCCTTGTTGGAAAAAGCGTAAGCAAATCACATCCACCATAAAAGATCTTGGCTTGTGTGGCAAGAGGCACTTCTGACAACACTGCTGGCGCCCTCAGCCCGCAGCTCGCGGTAACTGTCCAGGCTCTGAGAAACATGGGTATTTTATTTAGTGCACAGAGTCTCAATCAAAGTGCTACAAACTGCTTCTTTGAAAAAAGATGtttattaaacaattttaattgtcataaaatgactaaaatgggttttaaaaattaaggctcTTCTCTTTCTGTGGATTGCCAGAACGATGTAAAAATAATATCAATCAACCCTGCTGAACACTTTGTTCCTAAAGTTAAATTTCATAGATTCCTAAACATTTGATGATTAAGATAAAAAGTTGGACTATAAATGACAATTAATGGCCGTTCGTATTGAATACACACTCTGATCAGGTGTACAATATTCTAATTGAGTAGTTAAGCAAAAATATTCCAGTTAaagcagaaattttaattttagcattttaaagtCATTGTTTCCCCACACTGTCATGATTTTCCTAAAATCGAAATAGTCTAATACAGGAGCGCTAACCTTGGGACTCTATATACCCCCAGGAGGGTGACTGACTTGGCTGGCCATTAGTTTGATTATAGTTTTTAAACGTTCTAAGGTGAATTATCAAATGATTCAGAATTACATGGCATGCAGTATCCAAAATTATGGCTCTGATGCATTTAGATTTACATTAAGAATAAGAAGTGTCATTCACATTCATTGTACACCCCGCCCCTCCcgcaagaaaaaaatcactacctATTCAAGTTCTAGATCTGGTGCAGCATTAAGGATTAAAACTTACCACTTTACCAGGCCTTCCCCATGTGCAAATAAATCCCTCCTGACAAGCAGTGACTATACAGTcttcaagaaaaattaatacaGTCAGTCTTTCATGTGCtatctttttacagatgagcgGCTCTAACAAGGGAACGTCTTCCATCCGAGGACACAGGGGCGTCCCCAAAGTTTTAGCTGGGTCCGTTTTGGTTTTAGTAACTAGGTTCAGTTTGTCGCTGCTCTTGCTAGAGATGTGTCCCATGCTATGGTTTCGTTTGTGATCTTTCTCATGGTGCCTGTCCTTCCGGTCGTGTAGTGAGAGCGTCGCGAATTTGCTGACCCCGGAAGCGATGGCCCCGTCCGCGATGCTGCCCTTGCTGCCGGTGCTGGAGACGGCGGAATGCGGGAGGCTGTTGGACCGCGGCAGGGGAGGGGGCGCCGAGTTGCCGGGGGTCGTGACGCTGTTGCCAGTGCTTCCGGCAGGAGGACTCGTGGCGTTCATGACGTTCGTGTGCGTCCTTGCTCTGGAGAGGGGCTGGTGGGGGAAAAGGATGTCTTCCGTGAGGTCCCATAAGCAGAGCTGCGTGTCCTGGCCCACGGAGCCGAACCGATACGTGACACTGACGGGGCGGCTCTCGGTCGAGTTCCGCTTGGACAGCCGCGACTGGGTACTGTTTGCTCGGTCTCTCCCAAAGTGAAGAAGGTCCTGGAAGTCCTCGTCGCTGCCACTTAACTCCATAGGGTCGCTCTCTTCCACGCTAGTGGTGTAGGGGTCAAACGCCACCACGCTGACCCAGGATTTGTGCCCGTGGCCCCGCGCGATCACGCGGCAGTCTCCAAAGGACCAGACGGTCACAAGGTCGTCCTCTCCGCCCGTCACGACGTACTTGCCGTCCGGGCTCCAGCACACGCACAGCAAGCCTCCAAAGTAGCTTTTCATGGTGCCGTGCAGCTCCACTGAGTCAAAGTTGAACACCCGCAGGAAGCCGTCCTGGCTCACGCACGCCAAGAACTTGCCATCTGGGGAGAAAGCAAACTCGTTGAGGGCCCCCTCGCCCACCGTCCACTTGAGGAGAGGGTTCCTCGTGGATTTGCTCTTGCAAGTGTGCACGGCAAAGCTCTCTCCCTGCTTCAGAAGCTGGTAGTGGGGGGCTGTGGTGCCACAAGCGTGCTCCACATTATACAAGTACATGTTCCCACTTGAATGGGCTACTAGGAAAAGGCTTTCCGAACCAGGAACCCATTTGACACAGGTTACTCGTGACTTGTCTATTAGTCTCTGTGAAGACAAAGGAGAACAAGTTATCACAATGGAGAAGTTTTAAAGGTCTACTTTTCCAGCAAGAAAACTTGTCTGCTTCTCGGTGAGAAGGGACGCGTCCATCCAGGCACTCCATGTCCTATCCCGCGGTCAGGCCAGCGAAGGCATTTTGGCCCCTTGTGGAATTACCGTCTAGAACTGCACCTGGGTGTCAGGCCACTGGGTTTCACCGAGtcagtcattcagcaaacactgttGAGAGCCTAGTATGTGCCCGACAGATACTATACCAGGCGCCGGGACACACTGGGGAGAGGGACAGCCCCGGGCACTTCGCACGTCTCACGccaggagcggctgggcctgtgactcCTGCACCTGCACAGGGTCCTCACTACCATGTCCCCGGGAAAGTCTCGCAGTCCCCACGGCCGGGAGCCCTGGGCCCCCAGGGGCGCTCTGCACTGCATCAGCCCCGCGTGCCCCGTGCTGACTACCCCTGCCTCTTCCGGCtgctgggcgggggtgggggtggttagTCCACGTGCAGCCAGCAGCACCCAGGACAGCAACGCACCcctccctgggctctgcctcGGCCCTGATGCACCGCAGCTTCCTCCCTCACAGTCGCTGTCACGTGTGTATCTTTAGGAGCCATTCCTCCATCTTCTTTGAACAAGGCGGTGTTTAGATAAACACTCAGGAGGATGTGCCTACTCACTGCCACTCTACTCCACGTTTATTTTTGATCCACTGACCAACTGTTTAACAGGCACAGGTCGGGAGTCTTGcctttaaaagaacaaaaggcaAAAGGAGAAACCCCCCAAAAGGGACGACCACCCCCCGAGTCGCTTCCCTGCTTGCAGACCTTCCGTGGGGCTCACTGGCACAGCGGCTTCCACGAGGCTGCCTGGTCCCCAAATCACAGCACCAGAAACATCTGGGAGTTCCCAAGACCCCTGAGTTCTCAGCAAGTCCTGCTGCCAGACGCTCTCCACTGCCAGCCTGGCAACCGGGTGCCTCGGGAGCCCGGCGGGCTTCGGTGAGCTACACGCTCCCACTTCCCTCACGTGCTTGGGGTTCCCCGACTCGAGCCTCAGAGGGCCGCGGGCCACAGGGACGGGAAGCCCACCGGGACACAGGGCCTCCTGCCTTGTCGGCCTTGCACTGTGTGTCTGCTGTGTGTGCTGCATCTTTACAGAAagtcacagaaaatgaaaacacttggTTTCTTCAAAAAGACTAATGAACCATGCAAACTGCTGCAGAAAATTAGGCCCTGGAAGGGAGGGGGCCAACAATGGTCCCAGCCAGGGAAGAGTGGAGAGGCCTGACCCTGCCTGGCATGAGGGCCCGGGGCTAGCAGGCCCGGCAAGGGTTACTGAGCAGCAGGGGTCACTGCTGTCGCTCTGCAGTGTCACAGCCGCACTGTCAccccctgcctctttcctctcctgCCCGGTGACCTTCCTGTATACGACCGCTGACCTATGCTAACGCCAACAACCTGGAAGCCCAGTGCTGCCCTGTCAGGGTTTCCACGAGACCGTCACCATTTCTTCCACAGAGGTCAGAGGCACCTTACGAGGCCAGGTCAGGGCTTTGGTCTTGGGGGAGCCTACCCCCACCCAGCAGACCTTGCTGTACCCACCGGGCTCAGGCTGCCCCAGCACTCCTGATCCCTTAACCAGGACTGGTCTGCTGGCCTAGTGTCCAAGGGTGGTGCCGGTTCACCCCCATTGGTGGCCTCACTGGGCAGCTACAGAAGCGACCTCCGGCTGAGAAGCCAGGCTGCTGGCTGTGCCCTGGCACGGTGTGTGGCTCTCAACCCCTGCACCTCACATTTCACCACAACCAAATCTAATCTCAATTTTCCCAACAGCTCTCCACCATTACTCTATCATGTGTGGAAAATTTTAAGGATGGACATAAAAACTTCTAGCACTATGGTtaggagaaaaattttatttttggcttaaaaaggcaaaacaaaaataattccatTAGAACTCAAAACTGGAATACTGTCAAGTAAAAACGGTATTTCCCTGCAACTGTGAGGAATGGAGATAAATAATCATAGCACCATTATTAAAATACATGTTACTGGGGTGACGAGACACATTTAAAGACTTTACTCCACGTTAAAAAGGTGCATTGAGCCTGCTGTAAGTAGACACGTGGATGTAACTTACGGACAAACACCTGAGCCCACCTTCTGTGCCCCTGCTGGGGCACCCACGCAGACACGCCACACCTCAGCACGTGGGAAGCAGGCACAGCGGCTTAAGCaactgcaaaccaaaaccatTAACGGACCACATACCAACTCTAACGTGGGAAGGCTTTCTCAGTTGTTCTACACCATCAGTTTTCCCTACCAGATTGTGTGCTCAAGTGCAGGGAAAACGTCTGCTTCATCGTGGGGTGCGTGGCAGGCATATCAGGACAGCCGTGCTAGCTTCCAACCTGAGGATCTACTCTGGGGCCAAGCACTGAGCAGTGGCTCTGCACACATGCTGTTTCATCCTCAAAATAACCCCGCAAcgtaagcttttatttttttaataggtaATACAGTcataattcatatatattaataaaagtatCCAGTAGAAAGCCTCACTCACATCCCTCTCCTCCATCCCAGATCCCTTGCCCCCAGAATTACTGTCATTAGCTTCTTGTTTATCTCTGCAAGTGTCTTCCTGTGTGGACAAGACAAACACAGATACAAGTTTATCCACACTCCTTTTTTTCCACTGTCTGCgcctctgttttctcatgcaGTCACACACGTGCGTCTCTCTGTACTGGTACGAAGAcagcttcctcattcttttctaCAGCTGCAGAGTACTCAATTACATGGATATACTGTGGTTTATTTGAGAAGTCccccactgaaggacatttgtATAGCAAAGAATAACCTGCACATATGGCAATTTtcacatgtataaatatatacttgcAGGATAAATTCCCACTGGAATAGCTGGTTCAGGAGGtacatacatttataattttttacagATATCGCCAAATTACCTCCCATACAGGATGtaacaatttatattcccaccagcagtgtaagtaTGAGTGCTCATTTCCCCATAGGAAGGTAGGTGCTATTGCTGTGTTACCCACCGAGAAACAGGATCAGAGAGGTCCGCAAACTCGCCTGTGGTCCCTCCCGCTCACCACTCACTCATGTTTCGTTCATTCCTCCTTCCATCCTTTACTGAATGTACACTACACGCCAGGCACTGACAGCACCAACAGACAGACATCCCTTCCTGAGTGGAACTGATGTTCAAGTGGGATGAAAAGGTAGTGAAATTGACAGGATCTGACGGTAAGGAGTGCTGTACTGTGAGCAAAACCCAACCAGGGAAAGAAGACAAAGGGCAGGAGGATTAGAGTGATTCCAGTCTCAAGGAGGAAGGCCTAGAAAGGCCTCTATCTCTGGGATGAGGGCGCGCTGAGCAAAGAGGTAAAGGGGCAGCAGAAGAAGCGGGCTGGGAGGAAGCAGGTCAGAGCATCCTCACAGAGGGGACAATGGTGGGGGCGCTGATGGGGGAGCAAACCAAGCACTCTTCATCCTAGAGACACGGAAGGCGCTGGTGCAAGGGGGATGGAGCGGGTAAGATGACACCCGGCACAGGCCCGTCAGCCCCAAAGTGGGGCTGGCGCCTTCTGTGCCACTGACAAACGTCAATAAACCAGGGCGCCCCCCCCTGCAGACCCCGGGCAGTGGGAGGCACAACTTCAGGGCTAGCTCGGAGTCACTGAAGTAAACTGCCCTGGGCTATCACTTGGTTTGGGTTTAGCAAAAAAGTTAgagaacagaaattaaaaaacaaatacctagaacatcttattcaataaatataaagaatGCAACCCACTTTCTGCACCATAAGGGTATATTTTTGTTCCAGAAAATGTCTAATAAAAAAAGTAAGGCATCTTGGTCAGTTCTCAGAGCTAACTAACAGGATTTCCCCGCCGGGCTTGACTTCTCCAGTGTCAGCGGGGCCGTGATCTGGATGATGCGTTTGAGTATGTTGAAAAAACACCCTTGGCAAAAGCCCAGGTCCCCTGAGGAGCTCCCGAGTACAGGTGGGGCCGGGCCTGTGCTTGGGGCGGGCGGCCAGATCAAGGCTCAGCACAGTGCAGCTGGGTCTGCGGATGTGCACGGTAACCGTTTTGGCTGGAGCACCTGAGCAGGGGCAGGAAATTAGGTCTGGAATCGCGAGCTGGGACTCAAGGACATGCAGTACCAGGCTAAGGGGTCTGGGCTGTGACCTTGAATCCCTGTGCTGACCAATCCCACAGCCCCAAGCACTTGAAAGTGACTGGTCCAAAGTGAGACATGCTGTGAGTGTAAATTACACACTAGATCCTGAAGACTTGAAAAATTATGGAAAGTATCtcattcataattttatattgattatatgttgaaataatgTTTGGATGTATTAGAtaaagtaatacattttttttttggctgcgttgggtcctcgttgctgcgcgtgggctctgtctagatgcggcgagcgggggctactctttgttgcggtgcgcgggcttctcattgtggtggcttctcttgctgcggagcatcggctctaggcacgcgggcttcagcagttacagcgcataggctcagtagttgcggcgcatgggcttcaggagttgtggcacgagggctcagtagttgtggcgctcgggcttagttactctgcggcatgtgggatcttcctggacgagggattgaacccgtgtcccctgcactggcaggcggattcttaaccactgcgccaccagggaagtcccaagataaaGTATCTTAACttcacctatttttaaattgatgtaatGTGGCTATTAgacattttaaattgaatttgtgGCTCACAATATATTTCTGCTGGCTGTACTGCTGCAGACAGTAGGGGCACTGAAGATTTCTGAAAAGGGAAGCAACAGAATGAAGTGAAGTCTCCCGTCAGCAGGTACAGAATGGTGCGGGTGAAGACAGACCGGTTAGGAAGCTATGACAATTGTCCGTGGACAAAAAGGTCTTAAACTTGACCAGCGGTGGTGTGGCAGGATGGACTGTTTAACAGTGGGCTAGGCTGGATGGagtaggaggtggggtgggggtgaaggaGGCGTGTGAACAGACTACTAGGTTTTGAGCCTGAGTGACTGGGAAGGGGGGTGACCATGCTGGGGAGAAGTTCAAGTGTCCTCATCGAGCAGGCAGCTGATGAGAATGACTGTGGAAGATGAGGAAATGGGCTGTGAACAGTAAGAGCCAGATCTGTGACATCCTGAGCTCTCCAAGGCAGAAGGTGtacaaggaagaggaggagagtgtGCAACTTTGGGAAAAGACTACTTATAGGGGAGCAGGACAAAAGTCAGGAAAGCAGAAGGAAAGCCGAGAAAACCAGCCAGAAGTCCCATGAGGAGAGGAAGGAACTGACACTGAGTGAATGTCTGACAGGCCAGGGGCTCTGCTCCCTGCATCACGATTCCCTCCATCCCGTCACAGGGTCTCTGGGGGCGGCTCTGTGCTACAGGCCAGGAGGGGAGGCAGTGAGGGAGCTGGGCGGGGGTCCAGGAGAAGAAAGCCCCTTGCTCCGAGGCTGAGGTGAGGCCGCCCTGGCAGGAAGGGCAAGGAGAGGAGAGCGGGGCAGGTCTCAGGGAAAGACAGGCGCTCAGGTCATCTGGCAGGACCACTGAGCTTTCCATTAAGGAGGGAAATTCCACAACGCTCAAAGGCCTACTTTTAAAATCACTTccataaaaaccaaaaccaaaatctgGGTATTACTATGCCAGGTCTGTACGTCAAGCCACCTACCCAGGAAGCGGGCTCCCACACCCACTTCTCTCCCTGGTAATCACCCACGGCTCCCACATTCCCCCTTCTGAATGCAGAAGACACTGCCTCATTTCTAACATCAATCCAGTCAAAGTCCAACAAACACCAAAACTACCGTCCTTAATGGCATTCACAAACAAGACTTTCTAACTATACTAAACTAGTTTAGAGGAagcaagaataaaaacaaatccgTAACCACATTAAAGCACCACTGCTAAAATGAAGCTTTCCAAAGcacatactttttaattttctttttttcactgctATCAACATGATAAGCAGGAAAAAATTCTTGGGGGGTTGCTGGGTATGCATTTTACAATGCAGATATTAATTTATAACAGAAgtactaaaaacaaacaattccAAAACCACAGCAGCTGCTGGAAAAGCCGTAATGTAGCCACAAAGTAATGTAGCCACAAGCAAAAACGGTGACTAAGGGCTTTGATTCTGTAAAGGCATTTAAAGACAGCTGCTTCTTCCCTCAGGAAGTATTAGGAAAAGGTATTTCAAAGCCCTGTGAAAGAGGATCAGATGTCATTTTTATCAATGTCAAAACTTTAAGGAGTAGATCATTAAGtgctcatttccttcctttgattaaaaaaagcaacaacaaaaacaaaactaacaagaTGCCCAGAGCCACTCTCTCGTTAGAGGACTAGACAGAATATTGCGAAGCTgggcctcctctcctccccactcctgggGGCGCTGTGTGCAGAGGGAGCCTGCAGCCTGGGATGAAAGAGCAGACACAGCCTCAGGCAGCAGCAGGGACAGGCGTCCACAAGGAGCCTACAGCCTACCCAGTGCGCTGCCCTGGCCTCACAACCTGCGAGAGAGGAGAAAGTCAAGAACAGGGGGGCTCATTACACGCCAGGGATGAAGAAGCCGAAATGATAAGTTCTTCTTAGATTTTACATCCACCCAATAACCAAACAtacttaaaaatcatttgaagTTACTGTTCTCTGGATACAACCCAGATATAATCAGAATTTTTACAAAGGCAAACAAGGCTGAGTTCATTCCCACACAGAAACTGCCCCTTTATGACTACGGTACATCGTAACCGTTAGTGATGAAAAGTGGACCCCTCACCCCTTCCGGGCGCTGACCAGGGTACCTCTCCCTCCCTGGTGACCCTTACCATGAAGGTAGGCTCCACGGTCTGGGAGCTCATCAGATGTGCCGTTAGATACCATCAAGGGCATAAAACATACAGAACACTACACACAGAGACCTCAAGTCTACTCTAAGGCTTGAGAGAAAGCAGTGTCTCAGGGGATCTAGGCTATCATTCCCCAAGGGACGCCAGCAAGGACCAGCCTTCCTCCGGGGCTGAACTGGTGCAGCGGCCAGGGTCTCGGTATGACTGGGACGGCCTGGGGAGCAGGGCTTGCCTCTGCTATCTGACATGAACTGGATGGACTGAGGGCCAGACCAGGAGGTGAAGGTTGCCAGCAGCTCTAATGGAAGGTGTGAATCTGACAGTTCTGcctcattaaaaacataaaaaattacaaagacaaTAAAGTTAACAGTGAGCAATGGGATTTCTAGGTGATGTTTTCCCATCTTCTTTGTACTTCTCTATGTCCCAATTTTTTCTATAAACaagtattttaagttttttaatcaATGGGGGGAAAAATCACCTTTTAAGATACACTCTATTCCCAGATAGAAATTTTCACCTATCTTTGGTCTAGTGTGGATTTCTGGAACTTataatttcttttccattcacctacccacctatccatccatccatttactaTACTTTCATGCACCAGACACCTCCAGAAAGGAGCAAAAGTCAGAGTAATCAATAGTGgagtgtgtgcacgcacacgtgCATTGTGTAATGGGAGGCTGAGGAGCTCTCTGGTGAGTAAGACAGACAGACGCCAAACAGTCATGATAAACAGTCCCCATCGTCTGCCTTACTCATGTTGCTTCTCTGTCTGGGTTGCCCTGCTCTTACCTTCTTGTCCTGGAAAATCATTTGTGCCTCTCCTTCAAAACTGCTGGTATCTCACCTCCCAAGAAGCCTTTCCTCCAACCTCTAGTGAAAGAAACCCTCTGAGTTTCCCCTCCACCTGGAACTTTTCTCCCCAGGGCTTGCTCTCCAGGCCCTCTGCTAACATCTCATCCTCAGCACGCCTCCAGGCAGGGACCGCTCTTATCCACCTTCTGGCTGAGGAGAAGAGATGAAGTAAAGACCCACATCCTGCAGGCAGTAAGTGGCAGAAGGGTGTCTGAGCTCTAGGCATTCGGGTTCAAGGGTCTATGTTCTTAGCCACTGGGCTGTGAGTCTGTAAATTTCATGGTAATACACTGACGGTTGTAAGTGCTCCTCTGCGGGCCATGAGCAGATGACCAGAATCTTGGAGTATAAACAGGGCTCAGCCCCAGACATGTCTAGGACTTAGCAAAGACTCATCTTTGCTCTACTGTGCCTTCTCCACAGACCTGCCATCTAATCTCAGGGACATGATTACTATTTATATGCTGACAGCCCCCAACATTCACCTCCAGTTTTGTGCTCCTATCCAGGTATGCAACCACCTACTGGCCTCTCGAGCTTAACAAGTACAGAACGGAACTCTGTTCCCAGCACCTGCTCCTGCCCCGCCTTCCCCAGTGCAGTAAGTGGGCCACAATCTCAAGATCTGTTCCCTCGTCTCTCCAGTTCCGTCTCCAAGAAGCAGCCAGGGTTATTTTCAAAAACATCGATCTGACCACCTCTTGCTCCCGTCTGTGAGATCCCACAGCTCGAAGAAGCAAACCCGGGTCAGGCCCTGAGTGGCAGGGCCTCCAGACTCATGCCCTCTCACTTCACAACGCCCTCCCAGGTCCACCGTCCTCTCTCAGGTCTCTTGGCCCCAAGCTCTTCCCTCCAGGGGCCTTCACCGGCTCTCCCTCTGCAGGGGCGCTCTGCCTCCAGCTCCTTACCTGGGGGCCTCCTCAGGCGAGGCTCAGCTCAAAGCACTTCACTTCCTCCGAGAGACAGA encodes:
- the WDR20 gene encoding WD repeat-containing protein 20 isoform X12, which encodes MATEGGGKEMNEIKTQFTTREGLYKLLPHSEYSRPNRVPFNSQGSNPVRVSFVNLNDQSGNGDRLCFNVGRELYFYIYKGVRKAADLSKPIDKRIYKGTQPTCHDFNHLTATAESVSLLVGFSAGQVQLIDPIKKETSKLFNEERLIDKSRVTCVKWVPGSESLFLVAHSSGNMYLYNVEHACGTTAPHYQLLKQGESFAVHTCKSKSTRNPLLKWTVGEGALNEFAFSPDGKFLACVSQDGFLRVFNFDSVELHGTMKSYFGGLLCVCWSPDGKYVVTGGEDDLVTVWSFGDCRVIARGHGHKSWVSVVAFDPYTTSVEESDPMELSGSDEDFQDLLHFGRDRANSTQSRLSKRNSTESRPVSVTYRFGSVGQDTQLCLWDLTEDILFPHQPLSRARTHTNVMNATSPPAGSTGNSVTTPGNSAPPPLPRSNSLPHSAVSSTGSKGSIADGAIASGVSKFATLSLHDRKDRHHEKDHKRNHSMGHISSKSSDKLNLVTKTKTDPAKTLGTPLCPRMEDVPLLEPLICKKIAHERLTVLIFLEDCIVTACQEGFICTWGRPGKVGLMSAPNQASSPGGTIV